One Fusobacterium nucleatum genomic window carries:
- the gltS gene encoding sodium/glutamate symporter: MLELNFDMAQTIAFAVVLLLIGRVIKKWIPILERFFIPAPVIGGTLFSIILLIGHETEAFTINFNGDIRVLLMTAFFTTIGFSASLDLLKKGGLGVLIFLIVATILVIIQDAVGVTLAKVFGLNPLIGLAAGSIPLTGGHGTSAAFGPTLEDFGATGATVVAMASATYGLISGCLIGGPIAKRLKNRYNLVANTEAKNTSINEEKLPVSESTIFKAVIFISISMGIGSIIYPYINNFLKMISNGKMTLPSYIAPMIIAAIFRNITDKMKKPLPAEEIGIVGNISLSLFLSMALMSLKLWELADLAGPLLIILLIQTVIMGLYAYFVTFNVMGRDYDAAVIATGHCGFGLGASPNAMANMETFTAANGSSPKAFFILPIVAAMFIDFTNAIVISLFAGFFS, encoded by the coding sequence ATGTTAGAATTAAATTTTGATATGGCTCAAACTATTGCGTTTGCGGTTGTACTATTACTGATTGGGCGTGTTATAAAAAAATGGATCCCTATTCTTGAAAGATTCTTTATACCAGCTCCAGTTATAGGGGGAACATTATTTTCAATAATACTTTTAATTGGACATGAAACTGAAGCATTCACAATTAACTTCAATGGTGATATTAGAGTATTATTAATGACAGCTTTCTTTACAACTATAGGATTTTCTGCTAGTTTGGACTTACTTAAAAAAGGAGGATTAGGTGTTTTAATTTTCTTGATTGTTGCTACTATCCTAGTAATAATTCAAGATGCTGTTGGAGTTACTTTGGCAAAAGTATTTGGACTAAATCCACTTATCGGACTTGCTGCTGGTTCAATTCCTTTAACTGGAGGACATGGAACATCAGCTGCTTTTGGACCAACTTTGGAAGATTTTGGAGCAACAGGAGCGACAGTTGTTGCAATGGCATCAGCAACTTATGGATTAATTTCAGGTTGTTTAATAGGAGGACCTATTGCAAAAAGATTAAAAAATCGTTATAACTTAGTAGCTAATACTGAAGCTAAAAATACAAGTATCAATGAAGAAAAATTACCAGTTAGTGAATCTACTATTTTTAAAGCAGTAATATTTATATCAATTTCTATGGGAATAGGCTCAATTATATATCCTTATATAAATAATTTTTTAAAAATGATAAGTAATGGAAAAATGACTTTACCTTCTTATATTGCTCCCATGATAATTGCTGCTATTTTTAGAAATATAACAGATAAAATGAAAAAACCTTTACCAGCAGAAGAAATAGGTATAGTTGGAAATATTTCACTTTCTCTATTTTTATCAATGGCATTGATGTCTTTAAAATTATGGGAACTTGCAGATCTTGCAGGACCATTATTAATTATATTATTAATACAAACTGTAATAATGGGATTATATGCTTACTTTGTAACATTTAATGTTATGGGAAGAGATTATGATGCTGCTGTTATTGCAACAGGTCACTGTGGATTTGGTTTAGGAGCTTCTCCAAATGCTATGGCAAATATGGAAACATTTACAGCAGCAAATGGATCATCACCAAAAGCATTTTTTATTCTACCAATAGTTGCAGCAATGTTTATAGACTTTACAAATGCAATAGTAATTAGCTTGTTTGCTGGATTTTTTAGTTAA
- a CDS encoding Glu/Leu/Phe/Val dehydrogenase, with protein MSKETLNPLESGQQQVKKACDALGLDPAVYELLKEPQRIIEITIPVKMDDGSLKTFKGYRSAHNDAVGPFKGGIRFHQNVNADEVKALSLWMSIKCQVTGIPYGGGKGGITVDPSELSQRELEQLSRGWVRGMYKYLGEKVDIPAPDVNTNGQIMAWMQDELNKLTGEQTIGVFTGKPLTYGGSKGRNEATGFGVAVTMRETFKALGKDLKGATVAVQGFGNVGKYSVKNIMKLGGKVVAVAEFEKGKGAFAVYKEAGFTFEELEAAKAAGSLTKVAGAKEISMDEFWSLDVEAIAPCALENAITGHEAGLIKAGIICEGANGPITPEADEVLYKKGIIVTPDVLTNAGGVTVSYFEWVQNIYGYYWTEKEVEEKEELAMVDAFTPIWALKKEFDEKGQPISFRQATYMKSIKRIAEAMKVRGWY; from the coding sequence ATGAGTAAAGAAACTTTAAACCCACTAGAAAGCGGACAACAACAAGTAAAAAAGGCATGTGATGCTTTAGGATTGGATCCAGCAGTATATGAATTGTTAAAGGAACCTCAAAGAATAATAGAAATTACTATTCCTGTAAAAATGGATGATGGCTCTTTAAAAACATTTAAAGGATATAGATCAGCTCATAATGATGCAGTAGGTCCTTTCAAAGGAGGGATTAGATTCCACCAAAATGTTAATGCGGATGAAGTAAAAGCTCTTTCTCTATGGATGAGTATCAAATGTCAAGTAACTGGTATTCCTTATGGAGGAGGTAAAGGTGGAATTACTGTTGATCCTTCTGAATTATCTCAAAGAGAGTTAGAACAACTATCAAGAGGTTGGGTAAGAGGAATGTACAAATATCTAGGAGAAAAAGTTGACATTCCTGCTCCAGATGTTAATACAAATGGACAAATTATGGCTTGGATGCAAGATGAATTAAATAAATTAACTGGTGAACAAACTATAGGAGTATTCACTGGAAAACCTTTAACTTATGGTGGTTCTAAAGGAAGAAATGAGGCAACTGGATTTGGTGTTGCTGTAACTATGAGAGAAACTTTCAAAGCATTAGGAAAAGATCTTAAAGGTGCAACTGTTGCAGTTCAAGGATTTGGAAATGTTGGAAAATATTCTGTAAAAAATATAATGAAATTAGGTGGAAAAGTTGTGGCAGTTGCAGAATTTGAAAAAGGAAAAGGAGCATTTGCAGTATATAAAGAAGCTGGATTTACATTTGAAGAATTAGAAGCTGCAAAAGCTGCTGGAAGCTTAACAAAAGTTGCTGGAGCAAAAGAAATATCTATGGATGAATTTTGGTCTTTAGATGTTGAAGCTATCGCTCCATGTGCATTAGAAAATGCTATTACTGGACATGAAGCTGGATTAATAAAAGCTGGAATTATTTGTGAAGGGGCAAATGGACCAATAACTCCAGAAGCTGATGAAGTTCTTTATAAGAAAGGCATAATTGTTACTCCTGATGTTTTAACAAATGCTGGGGGAGTTACAGTATCTTACTTTGAATGGGTTCAAAATATCTATGGATACTACTGGACTGAAAAAGAAGTAGAAGAAAAAGAAGAACTAGCAATGGTTGATGCTTTTACACCTATATGGGCATTAAAGAAAGAATTTGATGAAAAAGGACAACCTATTTCTTTCAGACAAGCTACTTATATGAAATCTATTAAGAGAATTGCTGAAGCTATGAAAGTTAGAGGATGGTACTAA
- a CDS encoding lactate dehydrogenase: protein MKVLFYGVREVEVPLFHEQNKRFGFDLELIPDYLNSKETAEKAKGFECVILRGNCFATKEVLDMYKEYGVKYLFTRTVGTNHIDVKYAKELGFKLAYVPFYSPNAIAELAVSLAMSLLRHLPYTAEKFNKRDFTVDKNMFSREIRNCTVGVVGLGRIGFTAAKLFKGLGANVIGYDMFPKTGIDDIVTQVSMDELVAKSDIITLHAPFIKENGKIVTKEFLSKMKENSILINTARGELMDLEAVVNALESGHLAAAGIDTIEGEVNYFFKNFSNDEAKFKLEYPLFNRLLDLYPRVLVTPHVGSYTDEAASNMIETSLENLKEYLDTGACKNDIKA from the coding sequence ATGAAAGTTTTATTTTATGGTGTAAGAGAAGTTGAAGTACCTTTATTTCATGAACAAAATAAGAGATTTGGATTTGACTTAGAACTAATTCCTGATTACCTTAACAGTAAAGAAACTGCTGAAAAAGCAAAAGGATTTGAATGTGTAATTCTTCGTGGAAACTGTTTTGCAACAAAAGAAGTATTAGATATGTATAAAGAATATGGTGTAAAATATCTATTTACTAGAACAGTTGGAACTAACCATATTGATGTAAAATATGCTAAAGAATTAGGGTTCAAATTAGCTTATGTTCCATTCTATTCTCCAAATGCAATAGCTGAATTAGCTGTTTCATTAGCTATGTCTTTATTAAGACACTTACCTTATACTGCTGAAAAATTTAATAAAAGAGATTTTACAGTTGACAAAAATATGTTTTCAAGAGAAATAAGAAACTGTACCGTTGGTGTAGTTGGGCTTGGAAGAATTGGATTCACTGCTGCAAAATTATTTAAAGGTTTAGGAGCAAATGTTATTGGATATGATATGTTCCCTAAAACTGGTATAGATGATATAGTTACTCAAGTTTCTATGGATGAATTAGTAGCTAAAAGTGATATTATAACTTTACATGCTCCATTCATTAAAGAAAATGGAAAAATTGTTACAAAAGAATTTTTAAGCAAAATGAAAGAAAATTCTATATTAATAAATACTGCAAGAGGAGAATTAATGGATTTAGAAGCTGTTGTTAATGCTCTTGAAAGTGGACACCTTGCAGCTGCTGGTATAGATACTATTGAAGGAGAAGTTAATTACTTCTTTAAAAACTTCTCAAATGATGAAGCTAAATTTAAATTAGAATACCCTCTATTCAATAGATTGTTAGATTTATATCCAAGAGTTTTAGTAACTCCTCATGTTGGTTCTTATACTGATGAAGCTGCTTCAAACATGATAGAAACTTCATTAGAAAACTTAAAAGAATACTTAGATACTGGTGCTTGTAAAAACGATATAAAAGCATAG
- a CDS encoding lipase: MKKFFKILFFVILLSILILWLVKIFLLTHKYQVKYYNEDKIEKDIVITFNGIYGYEKQLRFIDEKLAEDGYSVVNIQYPTVDDKIAEMTDKYIVPIIDEQVEKLNKINLERKAKNLPELRINFVVHSMGSCLIRYYLKEHRLDSLGKVVLISPPSHGSQLADNPIADILWYFIGPAVADMKTDENSFVNQLGKLTYPCYVLIGDKSNNFLYSMLIKGEDDGMVPLATAKIEGSPLKTIENTTHTSILEKQETVDEILKFLK; the protein is encoded by the coding sequence ATGAAGAAATTTTTTAAAATTTTATTTTTTGTTATATTATTATCTATTTTGATACTTTGGTTAGTGAAAATTTTTTTATTGACTCATAAATATCAAGTAAAATATTATAATGAAGATAAGATAGAGAAGGATATAGTTATAACCTTCAATGGTATCTATGGTTATGAGAAACAGTTAAGATTTATAGATGAAAAATTAGCTGAGGATGGTTATTCTGTTGTTAATATTCAGTATCCAACAGTTGATGATAAGATTGCAGAAATGACTGATAAATATATAGTTCCAATTATTGATGAACAAGTAGAAAAGCTTAATAAAATTAATTTAGAAAGAAAAGCTAAAAATCTTCCTGAATTAAGGATAAATTTTGTTGTTCATTCTATGGGTTCATGTTTGATTAGGTACTATTTAAAGGAACATAGATTAGATAGTTTAGGAAAGGTTGTTTTAATCTCTCCACCATCGCATGGAAGTCAGTTAGCTGATAATCCTATTGCAGATATATTGTGGTACTTTATAGGACCTGCTGTTGCTGATATGAAAACAGATGAAAATAGTTTTGTAAATCAGTTAGGGAAACTAACTTATCCATGCTATGTTTTAATAGGAGATAAGTCTAATAACTTTCTATATTCCATGCTTATAAAAGGTGAAGATGATGGAATGGTACCATTAGCAACAGCTAAAATAGAAGGTTCTCCTTTAAAAACAATAGAAAATACTACACATACAAGTATCTTGGAAAAACAAGAAACAGTGGATGAAATATTAAAGTTTTTAAAATAA
- the upp gene encoding uracil phosphoribosyltransferase encodes MSVIEINHPLIEHKMTILRSVDTDTKSFRENLNEIAKLMTYEATKKLKLEVTEVTTPLMKTQAYTLQDKVALVPILRAGLGMVDGILDLIPTAKVGHIGVYRNEETLEPVYYYCKLPTDIASRKVILVDPMLATGGSAVYAIDYLKEQGVTDIIFMCLVAAPDGIAKLLNKHPDVPIYTAKIDQGLNENGYIYPGLGDCGDRIFGTK; translated from the coding sequence ATGTCAGTAATTGAAATTAATCACCCACTTATTGAGCATAAGATGACTATTCTTAGAAGTGTGGATACAGACACAAAATCATTTAGAGAAAATCTAAATGAAATAGCTAAGCTTATGACTTATGAAGCAACAAAAAAATTAAAATTAGAGGTAACAGAAGTAACTACACCATTGATGAAAACACAAGCATATACTTTACAAGATAAGGTTGCCTTAGTTCCTATACTTAGAGCAGGGCTTGGAATGGTTGATGGAATACTTGATTTAATTCCTACTGCAAAAGTTGGACATATAGGAGTTTATAGAAATGAAGAAACTCTTGAACCAGTTTATTATTACTGCAAATTACCAACTGATATAGCCTCAAGAAAAGTTATACTAGTTGACCCTATGTTAGCAACAGGTGGTTCAGCAGTATATGCTATTGATTATTTAAAAGAACAAGGGGTAACAGACATAATATTTATGTGTTTAGTTGCTGCTCCAGATGGAATAGCTAAACTATTAAATAAACATCCAGATGTACCTATTTATACAGCTAAAATAGACCAAGGTTTAAATGAAAATGGATATATCTATCCAGGACTTGGAGACTGTGGAGATAGGATATTTGGAACAAAATAA
- a CDS encoding type B 50S ribosomal protein L31: protein MKKGIHPEFNLVVFEDMAGNQFLTRSTKIPKETTTFEGKEYPVIKVAVSSKSHPFYTGEQRFVDTAGRVDKFNKKFNLGKK from the coding sequence ATGAAAAAAGGAATACATCCTGAGTTCAATCTTGTTGTTTTTGAAGATATGGCTGGTAACCAATTCTTAACTAGATCTACAAAAATACCAAAAGAAACAACAACTTTTGAAGGAAAAGAATATCCAGTAATAAAAGTAGCTGTTAGCTCAAAATCACACCCATTCTATACTGGAGAACAAAGATTTGTTGATACAGCTGGAAGAGTTGACAAATTTAATAAGAAATTCAACTTGGGTAAAAAATAA
- a CDS encoding RNA polymerase sigma factor encodes MDFDNIYEEYFDRIYYKVLSVVKNDDDAEDICQETFISVYKNLSKFREESNIYTWIYRIAINKTYDFFKKRKLEFEINDDVLSLPEDINFDTKVILEEKLKLISDKEREIVVLKDIYGYKLKEIAEIKNMNLSTVKSVYYKALKDMGGN; translated from the coding sequence ATGGATTTTGATAACATTTATGAAGAATATTTTGATAGAATCTACTATAAAGTTTTAAGTGTTGTCAAAAATGATGATGATGCTGAAGATATTTGCCAAGAAACTTTTATAAGTGTATATAAAAATTTAAGTAAGTTTAGAGAAGAAAGTAATATATATACTTGGATATATAGAATTGCAATTAATAAAACATATGATTTTTTCAAAAAAAGAAAGTTAGAATTTGAAATAAATGATGATGTTTTATCTTTACCAGAAGATATTAATTTTGATACTAAAGTAATACTTGAAGAAAAATTAAAATTAATCTCTGATAAAGAAAGAGAGATTGTTGTTCTAAAAGATATTTATGGATATAAATTAAAAGAAATTGCAGAGATAAAAAATATGAATTTATCAACTGTAAAATCTGTTTATTATAAAGCACTTAAAGATATGGGAGGAAATTAA
- the ispG gene encoding flavodoxin-dependent (E)-4-hydroxy-3-methylbut-2-enyl-diphosphate synthase, with protein MERNTRVVKVADLKIGGNNPIIIQSMTNTNSADVEATVKQINELEKAGCQLVRMTINNIKAAEAIKEIKKKVNLPLVADIHFDYRLALLAIENGIDKLRINPGNIGSDENVKKVVEAAKEKNIPIRIGVNSGSIEKEILEKYGKPCVDALVESAMYHVRLLEKFEFFDIIISLKSSNVKMMVEAYRKISSLVNYPLHLGVTEAGTKFQGTVKSAIGIGALLVDGIGDTLRVSLTENPVEEIKVAKEILKVLDLSDEGVEIISCPTCGRTEIDLIGLAKQVEEEFETEKNKFKIAVMGCVVNGPGEAREADYGIAAGRGIGILFKKGEIIKKVSENNLLEELKKMISEDLENEKNKLFY; from the coding sequence ATGGAAAGAAATACAAGAGTTGTAAAAGTTGCAGATTTAAAAATAGGTGGAAATAATCCAATAATTATTCAATCTATGACTAATACAAACTCAGCTGATGTAGAAGCAACAGTAAAACAGATAAATGAATTAGAAAAAGCAGGTTGTCAACTTGTTAGAATGACAATAAATAATATAAAAGCAGCAGAAGCAATAAAAGAAATTAAAAAGAAAGTAAATCTTCCTTTGGTTGCAGATATACATTTTGATTATAGATTAGCTCTTTTAGCTATTGAAAATGGTATTGATAAATTAAGAATTAATCCAGGAAATATTGGTTCAGATGAAAATGTAAAAAAAGTAGTTGAAGCTGCAAAAGAAAAAAATATTCCTATTAGAATTGGAGTTAATTCAGGTTCAATAGAAAAAGAAATTTTAGAAAAATATGGAAAACCTTGTGTGGATGCCTTAGTTGAAAGTGCTATGTATCATGTTAGATTACTTGAAAAATTTGAATTTTTTGATATAATAATATCGTTAAAATCAAGTAATGTTAAAATGATGGTAGAAGCATATAGAAAAATTAGTTCACTTGTTAATTATCCATTACATCTAGGGGTTACAGAGGCAGGAACAAAATTCCAAGGAACAGTCAAATCTGCAATAGGTATAGGAGCTTTATTAGTAGATGGTATAGGAGATACTTTAAGAGTTTCCTTAACTGAAAATCCTGTGGAAGAAATAAAAGTTGCCAAAGAGATTTTAAAAGTTTTAGATTTATCAGATGAAGGTGTTGAGATAATATCTTGTCCTACTTGTGGAAGAACAGAAATAGATTTAATAGGACTAGCAAAACAAGTTGAAGAAGAATTTGAAACTGAAAAAAATAAATTTAAAATAGCTGTTATGGGTTGTGTTGTAAATGGTCCGGGTGAAGCAAGAGAAGCTGACTATGGAATAGCTGCTGGTAGAGGAATAGGAATATTATTTAAAAAAGGTGAAATAATAAAAAAAGTTTCTGAAAATAATTTATTGGAAGAATTAAAAAAAATGATAAGTGAAGACTTAGAAAATGAAAAAAATAAACTTTTTTATTGA